The Amylolactobacillus amylophilus DSM 20533 = JCM 1125 genome contains a region encoding:
- a CDS encoding RluA family pseudouridine synthase: MLLKFIFQRKQPERLGNFLLEHGITKQAITAAKHHAGLILVNHKRRHTTFMLQAGDEVLFLTGKEPVNENLRPSNLPIEIIHETNSYLLLNKPAGLLSMPSKYNQTDSVVNRVLGYLVRTGQLDARPHLVSRLDQFTSGLILVAKNSLTHAAFAALHKDVFVKQYQAIVHGAFMPNQMHDRVVAPISQVRGSVKRTVSESGQFSATKYTVLEQNYRAARVALQLETGRTHQIRVHMQYIGHPLYGDQLYGVADEHWRQALHCYSLTFPDPYTHEQKTFEINLPVDMIELWNRLEVNNEN, encoded by the coding sequence ATGTTACTGAAGTTTATTTTTCAGAGAAAACAACCGGAACGCCTTGGTAATTTCCTCCTAGAACACGGAATTACGAAGCAGGCAATTACAGCGGCAAAGCACCATGCGGGATTAATTCTGGTCAACCACAAGAGAAGGCACACAACGTTCATGCTGCAGGCTGGCGATGAGGTCCTCTTTCTGACCGGAAAGGAACCGGTAAATGAAAATCTGAGGCCGAGCAATTTACCCATTGAGATAATTCACGAGACGAATTCGTACCTGTTGCTTAATAAGCCCGCGGGGCTATTGTCCATGCCCTCAAAGTATAATCAGACAGATTCGGTGGTCAATCGGGTACTAGGCTACCTCGTGCGTACAGGCCAGCTAGATGCACGACCACACCTGGTCAGTCGGCTGGATCAGTTCACGAGTGGGTTGATACTGGTTGCTAAGAATAGTCTGACCCACGCTGCTTTTGCTGCATTACATAAAGATGTCTTCGTGAAGCAATATCAGGCAATTGTTCATGGCGCATTTATGCCCAACCAGATGCATGATCGGGTGGTGGCACCCATTAGCCAAGTGCGCGGATCGGTTAAGAGAACGGTAAGTGAATCAGGCCAATTCTCGGCGACTAAATACACGGTGTTGGAGCAGAATTATCGTGCTGCTAGAGTGGCTTTGCAGTTAGAGACAGGCCGAACACACCAGATTCGTGTCCACATGCAGTACATTGGTCATCCATTATATGGTGATCAACTTTACGGTGTTGCCGATGAACACTGGCGCCAGGCGCTCCACTGCTATTCTTTGACCTTTCCTGATCCTTATACCCATGAGCAAAAAACATTTGAAATAAATCTCCCAGTTGATATGATAGAGCTTTGGAATAGATTGGAGGTAAACAATGAAAACTGA
- a CDS encoding AI-2E family transporter has translation MSEKHEEKVTVGSWFGRWFINNKYTIVMLNVLLTVLVLWALNRVSFIFDPVAAFIGAVLPAIILAAVQYYLMNPLVDMLEHKYHVPRTVTIIVLFLLVVGLIIWAAVTLIPMLQSQIQGIIDNWPAYWKATENAVSNWLSDPQMKSLRTSLQNYSDQIQNTLLKSANSAVSDTVTHLSTAVNVITVVFMTVLTAPILLFYMLKDGRQLKGKLAYFFPIKYRAKISDILSDINSSIAAYVRGQLIVAFWVGVMFSIGYSVVGLNYGLTLGIVAAVLNLIPYFGTFVAVIPAFIIALFDSTGMLFKVIIVFAIEQTVESKVVSPLVLGNKMNMHPITTILVLVGASAVWGLWGVIFAIPIYAIFKIAFQRIFDSYRIRSGLYTDDLIAEGLVVKPQDEVEPPLDKED, from the coding sequence ATGTCAGAAAAGCATGAGGAAAAAGTTACAGTAGGCTCGTGGTTTGGTCGCTGGTTTATCAATAATAAATACACGATTGTCATGTTAAACGTGCTCTTGACCGTGCTTGTGCTTTGGGCACTTAATCGAGTCTCATTTATCTTCGATCCAGTTGCTGCGTTTATTGGCGCAGTCCTACCGGCAATTATCCTTGCAGCAGTCCAGTATTATCTGATGAACCCTTTAGTTGATATGTTGGAACATAAGTACCATGTACCACGAACAGTGACGATTATTGTCCTGTTTCTTCTCGTGGTTGGTCTCATCATCTGGGCGGCAGTCACTCTCATCCCCATGTTACAATCACAGATTCAAGGAATCATCGACAACTGGCCAGCTTACTGGAAGGCGACCGAGAATGCGGTCAGCAACTGGTTGAGCGACCCGCAGATGAAGAGCCTACGTACTAGCCTACAGAACTATTCCGATCAGATTCAAAATACACTGTTGAAGAGTGCTAATTCGGCCGTGTCGGATACGGTGACGCACTTAAGTACGGCGGTGAACGTGATCACAGTTGTCTTTATGACGGTGTTAACTGCACCAATCTTGCTGTTCTATATGCTTAAGGATGGTCGGCAACTAAAGGGAAAGCTGGCCTACTTCTTTCCTATCAAGTATCGGGCTAAGATTAGCGATATCTTGAGTGATATTAATAGCTCAATTGCCGCGTACGTGCGGGGACAGCTGATCGTAGCATTCTGGGTTGGTGTGATGTTCTCAATCGGTTACTCTGTTGTGGGCTTAAATTACGGCTTAACGTTGGGGATTGTCGCTGCTGTCTTGAATCTCATTCCTTATTTTGGTACTTTCGTCGCGGTCATCCCCGCGTTCATTATCGCGTTGTTTGACTCAACCGGAATGTTGTTTAAGGTAATCATCGTGTTTGCCATCGAGCAAACAGTTGAGAGCAAGGTGGTTAGCCCACTGGTGCTTGGTAACAAGATGAACATGCACCCCATTACGACAATCTTGGTCCTGGTTGGGGCCAGCGCAGTCTGGGGGCTTTGGGGCGTTATCTTCGCTATTCCCATCTACGCAATTTTCAAAATTGCGTTCCAAAGAATCTTCGACAGTTATCGTATCAGAAGTGGACTTTATACCGATGATTTAATTGCCGAGGGTCTTGTGGTAAAGCCGCAGGACGAGGTAGAGCCACCGTTAGATAAGGAAGATTAG
- the trmL gene encoding tRNA (uridine(34)/cytosine(34)/5-carboxymethylaminomethyluridine(34)-2'-O)-methyltransferase TrmL, which produces MTNHVVLFEPLMPANTGNIARSCAGTNTVLHLIEPLGFQLDNKHMKRAGLDYWDEVNVVMHDDLPSFMATLKADDKLFLISKFASKSYTDVNYEDTNKNYYFLFGKETTGLPETFMKEHAELALRIPMSNHIRAFNLSNSVAIVLFEALRQQKFTGMELAHRYEHDKLKD; this is translated from the coding sequence ATGACTAATCACGTTGTTTTGTTTGAACCATTGATGCCGGCCAATACCGGTAATATTGCACGGAGTTGTGCGGGTACCAATACGGTATTGCACCTGATTGAGCCACTAGGATTTCAGCTTGACAATAAGCACATGAAACGTGCGGGACTGGATTATTGGGATGAAGTGAACGTTGTCATGCATGATGATTTGCCAAGTTTTATGGCAACGCTGAAAGCTGACGATAAGCTGTTCTTAATCTCAAAGTTTGCTTCTAAGAGTTACACAGATGTTAATTATGAGGATACGAATAAAAACTATTACTTCCTCTTTGGTAAAGAGACAACCGGTTTACCGGAAACGTTCATGAAAGAGCACGCAGAGTTGGCCCTGAGAATTCCGATGTCCAATCATATTCGGGCGTTCAACTTGTCTAATAGTGTGGCGATTGTCCTGTTTGAGGCGCTACGGCAGCAGAAATTCACAGGAATGGAACTAGCTCATCGTTACGAGCACGATAAGCTAAAAGATTAA
- a CDS encoding GTP pyrophosphokinase: MQNWDAFLWPYEQAVDELKVKFRGLRDGFITEDRHSPIEFVVGRVKTIESIKEKLDRRVIAPELIEQDMQDIAGIRIMSQFVDDIYDVVELIHNRNDMTVIEERDYIRNAKPSGYRSYHMVIEYKVFLPTGEKKILAEIQLRTLSMNFWATVEHSLNYKYNGEFPEKISARLKSTAEAAFQLDEAMSQIKDEVQEAQRFFHKDKGQNKDIE, translated from the coding sequence ATGCAAAATTGGGATGCATTTTTATGGCCTTATGAACAAGCCGTTGACGAACTGAAAGTGAAGTTTCGTGGCTTACGCGATGGATTTATCACCGAAGATAGGCATTCGCCCATTGAGTTTGTAGTCGGGCGAGTAAAAACGATAGAGAGCATCAAAGAAAAGTTAGATAGAAGAGTAATTGCACCAGAATTAATTGAGCAGGATATGCAAGATATCGCGGGTATCCGCATCATGAGCCAATTTGTGGACGATATCTATGACGTAGTAGAACTGATTCATAACCGCAATGACATGACGGTCATCGAGGAGCGGGATTACATCAGAAATGCCAAGCCAAGCGGCTACCGCTCTTACCACATGGTGATTGAGTATAAGGTATTCTTACCAACTGGTGAGAAGAAAATCCTGGCGGAGATTCAGCTTAGAACGTTGTCGATGAATTTCTGGGCGACAGTTGAGCATAGCTTGAATTATAAATATAATGGCGAATTCCCTGAGAAAATAAGTGCTAGGTTGAAGTCGACCGCTGAGGCCGCATTTCAGCTTGATGAAGCGATGTCCCAGATTAAAGATGAGGTTCAAGAGGCACAGCGCTTTTTCCACAAAGATAAGGGTCAGAACAAAGATATCGAGTAG
- a CDS encoding lactonase family protein, producing the protein MQIWFGGYTKTSSKGIYTSELVNGALTTPELKVPIQNATYFQIDSNNNLFSILKDGDKGGLAYYHFENGQAQLVDTFLAAGSPPAYVGLNEPEKLVYAANYHGELLQVFSYATKQLELVASVKHAGRGPKPEQTTAHPHYFDQTPAGNLVSADLGTDTVDFYHLDGHELKHLASYQNEKGFGTRHIVFHTTAPVMFVVGELSSEVNVVRFDERSWQFTNLGYYKTIPADFTAQNGAAAVKLSRDGQFLYVSNRGHNSIAVFKVDQETFKLQLIQQVSVYGDFPRDFNWDSSETNVVVANQNSDNATLYKRNTATGFLTMVQENIVVPEATRVLFREDSI; encoded by the coding sequence ATGCAAATTTGGTTTGGCGGTTACACAAAGACATCAAGTAAAGGAATTTACACAAGTGAGTTAGTAAATGGAGCCTTGACAACACCAGAGCTCAAAGTCCCCATTCAAAATGCAACTTACTTCCAAATAGATTCAAATAATAATTTATTTTCAATTTTAAAAGACGGCGACAAGGGGGGCCTTGCCTATTACCACTTTGAAAACGGGCAGGCACAATTAGTCGATACATTCTTAGCCGCAGGTTCGCCACCAGCATACGTAGGACTAAACGAACCCGAGAAGTTAGTCTACGCCGCCAATTACCACGGCGAGCTTCTGCAAGTATTCTCATATGCAACCAAGCAGCTTGAACTCGTCGCTTCCGTCAAGCATGCGGGTAGAGGCCCAAAGCCTGAACAAACTACTGCACATCCCCACTACTTCGACCAGACACCTGCTGGTAATCTGGTAAGTGCAGACCTCGGTACTGATACGGTTGATTTCTATCACCTTGATGGCCATGAGCTCAAACACCTAGCAAGTTACCAGAATGAAAAGGGCTTTGGGACAAGGCACATCGTGTTCCACACCACTGCACCGGTAATGTTCGTTGTCGGCGAATTATCCAGCGAGGTCAACGTTGTGCGCTTTGATGAGCGTAGTTGGCAGTTCACCAATCTCGGTTATTATAAAACAATCCCAGCAGATTTCACCGCTCAAAACGGAGCAGCTGCCGTGAAGTTATCGCGTGACGGTCAATTCTTGTACGTCTCCAATAGGGGGCACAATAGTATCGCTGTCTTTAAAGTCGACCAAGAGACGTTTAAGTTGCAATTAATCCAACAAGTAAGTGTCTACGGAGACTTTCCACGCGACTTCAATTGGGATTCGAGTGAGACAAACGTCGTTGTCGCTAACCAGAATTCTGATAACGCGACACTCTACAAACGCAATACCGCGACAGGCTTTTTGACGATGGTTCAGGAGAATATCGTTGTCCCAGAAGCAACCCGTGTTTTATTTAGAGAAGATTCAATTTAA
- a CDS encoding undecaprenyl-diphosphate phosphatase, giving the protein MLDILRAIFLGIIEGITEFLPISSTGHLYLADYFIKLSQSKAFIDMFMVVIQFGAILSVILIYFNKLNPFSPSKRPAEKRQTWTLWLKVIVATIPSIIIGLPLNDFMEEHLTSWPVIATTLIIYGILFIVLENRNKHARFAITDLNKLTYQTALLIGLFQVLALVPGTSRSGATILGAMLIGASRFVSTEFSFFLAIPTMFGASLLKLAKFFIKGNEFTGMQLPILLVGMVVSFIVAYLAIKFLLSYVKTHDFKPFGWYRIILGILVILIGFVF; this is encoded by the coding sequence ATGTTGGACATTTTACGCGCAATATTCCTTGGAATCATCGAAGGCATCACCGAATTTCTGCCAATTAGCTCAACAGGTCATCTCTACCTCGCCGACTATTTCATCAAATTAAGTCAGTCTAAGGCCTTCATCGACATGTTCATGGTGGTCATTCAATTTGGTGCCATCCTGTCGGTTATCCTAATTTACTTCAACAAGTTGAACCCCTTCTCACCAAGTAAGCGGCCCGCTGAAAAGCGCCAGACTTGGACGCTTTGGCTGAAGGTCATCGTAGCCACCATTCCGTCCATCATCATTGGCTTACCGCTAAACGACTTTATGGAGGAACACCTGACGAGCTGGCCCGTGATTGCAACGACCCTAATTATCTACGGTATCTTGTTTATCGTGCTTGAAAACCGCAATAAGCACGCCCGATTCGCCATCACAGATTTGAACAAATTAACGTACCAGACTGCCCTACTCATCGGACTTTTTCAGGTACTAGCACTCGTACCGGGGACGTCCCGGTCTGGCGCCACAATTCTCGGCGCAATGTTAATCGGGGCCTCCCGGTTTGTCTCGACGGAATTCTCGTTTTTCTTAGCGATTCCCACCATGTTTGGCGCCAGCCTCTTAAAGCTAGCCAAGTTCTTCATCAAGGGTAACGAGTTTACGGGAATGCAGCTGCCAATCCTGTTAGTCGGTATGGTGGTCTCATTCATCGTCGCTTACCTCGCAATTAAGTTCTTATTGAGTTACGTCAAAACGCATGATTTCAAACCTTTTGGTTGGTATCGGATTATCTTAGGTATTCTTGTTATACTGATTGGCTTTGTATTCTAA
- a CDS encoding NAD kinase encodes MKVAIVNNHKEKTLSVVKKLKLLLKETDIQLNQLQPDIVITVGGDGTLLNAFHQYYQIVDRISFVGIHTGHLGFYTDWRDYQLEELVDALVHSTPESVSYPLLELDVTDDEGKKSYLALNEATIKRMSQTLKADIHIKNEFFESFRGDGVCVATPTGSTAYSKSLGGAVLHPRLKALQLTEIASINNRIYRTLSSPIVIAPDEWITIYPESQDDYVVTLDSHELRHRRVSRLDYRIAKSQINFAKFRHTHFWSRVEDAFIAQKNNNEQF; translated from the coding sequence ATGAAAGTTGCAATTGTAAATAATCATAAAGAGAAAACATTGAGTGTCGTTAAGAAATTGAAGCTGCTTTTGAAAGAGACAGATATTCAATTAAACCAGTTGCAACCAGATATCGTGATTACAGTGGGCGGTGATGGCACGTTATTAAACGCCTTTCACCAGTATTACCAAATTGTCGACCGGATTTCGTTTGTCGGAATCCATACGGGGCACTTGGGATTCTATACAGACTGGCGTGATTATCAACTCGAGGAGTTGGTGGATGCATTAGTCCACTCGACGCCGGAGTCTGTTTCTTACCCGCTTCTCGAGCTTGACGTGACCGACGATGAGGGTAAGAAGTCCTATCTGGCTTTGAACGAGGCAACGATTAAGCGGATGTCCCAGACTCTAAAAGCAGACATCCACATTAAGAACGAGTTCTTTGAGAGTTTCCGGGGAGATGGCGTCTGCGTGGCTACACCAACTGGTTCCACCGCCTACAGTAAATCACTTGGTGGCGCGGTTTTGCACCCACGGTTGAAGGCACTGCAGTTGACCGAAATCGCCTCGATTAATAACCGCATCTACAGGACGTTGTCCTCACCAATCGTGATTGCCCCGGATGAATGGATTACCATCTACCCCGAATCACAGGATGATTATGTGGTCACGCTAGACTCACACGAGCTACGGCACAGGAGAGTGAGTCGTCTTGATTATCGTATTGCAAAGTCCCAGATTAACTTTGCTAAATTCCGCCATACGCATTTCTGGTCGCGAGTCGAAGATGCGTTTATCGCGCAAAAAAATAATAACGAGCAATTTTAG
- a CDS encoding DUF1149 family protein, giving the protein MKFNKKPILVRSFHYDIATKEPKVKQDIQVAMRQIEFNNPADAEMTGETGNFFEIMVPFEVAPTPGYFEVSGQITQIVQLVDYFGNAQELDPEILGKLSRPLVETIETLTYQVTSIALDEGVNLSFVSGESEQAGE; this is encoded by the coding sequence ATGAAATTTAACAAAAAACCAATATTAGTCCGTTCATTTCATTATGATATTGCGACAAAGGAACCGAAAGTTAAACAGGATATTCAGGTGGCAATGCGGCAAATTGAATTCAACAATCCTGCTGATGCCGAGATGACGGGAGAAACGGGTAATTTCTTCGAAATTATGGTTCCGTTTGAAGTGGCGCCGACGCCTGGTTACTTTGAAGTTAGTGGTCAGATTACGCAGATTGTGCAACTGGTCGATTATTTCGGTAATGCGCAGGAGCTTGATCCGGAGATTCTTGGGAAATTATCGCGTCCTTTGGTCGAGACAATCGAGACATTGACGTACCAAGTAACGAGTATTGCATTGGATGAGGGAGTTAACCTGAGCTTTGTCTCCGGAGAATCTGAGCAAGCAGGAGAATAA
- a CDS encoding CYTH domain-containing protein: MTKEIEQERKSLIDRTTYHKLIAAYEKQNTVSQTNYYFDSPDFELNNAQIGLRIRHDLTAHSFVQTLKLPLTGSSATGRQLIEITDRINDQTAQSLIKGTAAGFAGTVGAYLTQHFADIKLVNFASATTERTILLGPDDTLITVDQTTYRDGSTDHELEIEGTDSTKLKFIFDFLQNKFHIVQKPIQNKRDRALAHR, translated from the coding sequence ATGACTAAAGAAATCGAACAAGAACGAAAGTCGCTAATCGATCGCACGACTTACCACAAATTGATTGCTGCCTACGAGAAACAAAACACGGTCAGTCAGACCAATTATTACTTCGATTCACCGGACTTTGAACTAAACAATGCCCAAATTGGGCTCAGAATCCGCCATGATCTAACTGCCCACTCCTTCGTCCAGACGCTTAAGTTGCCGTTGACCGGAAGCTCTGCTACCGGCAGACAACTCATAGAAATCACAGATCGGATTAACGATCAAACTGCCCAGTCGCTAATAAAGGGCACAGCTGCCGGGTTTGCCGGGACAGTTGGCGCCTATCTTACCCAGCATTTTGCAGACATTAAATTAGTTAATTTCGCATCCGCCACAACTGAGCGAACCATTCTGCTGGGACCAGATGATACACTAATCACGGTCGACCAGACAACTTATCGGGATGGTTCGACCGACCACGAGCTGGAAATCGAGGGAACGGATTCCACGAAGCTGAAATTCATTTTTGATTTCTTGCAAAACAAATTTCACATAGTTCAAAAACCAATTCAAAATAAGCGTGATCGCGCTTTAGCACACCGTTAA
- a CDS encoding PTS glucitol/sorbitol transporter subunit IIA, producing MKWNTTITSIGANAIDPKEDIVILFGEQATVEIQDVAIVQRFDEETPQSSFVFKKDDSVTIDGETYLALYVGQLVQSNVKAIGHATLVFTDHVPEQKLQNAIYLDKKESDPMPSFKVGDWISFEHK from the coding sequence ATGAAATGGAATACAACGATTACAAGTATTGGTGCTAACGCAATTGATCCAAAAGAAGACATCGTGATTTTGTTCGGTGAACAGGCAACGGTTGAGATTCAAGACGTCGCAATCGTCCAACGATTCGACGAAGAGACACCACAGAGTAGCTTTGTTTTCAAGAAAGACGATAGCGTAACGATTGATGGCGAGACCTATCTGGCGCTCTATGTGGGCCAATTAGTGCAGTCAAACGTGAAGGCCATTGGCCACGCAACCTTAGTTTTCACAGACCACGTACCAGAACAAAAGCTACAGAATGCCATTTATTTGGACAAGAAAGAGTCAGATCCAATGCCTAGCTTCAAAGTTGGTGACTGGATCTCGTTTGAACACAAATAA
- the mgtE gene encoding magnesium transporter, with amino-acid sequence MKTEEKEKTTDLDFERLRQLMNTNKIQVFKKELLNLHFYDQGQFFISLDSTGRKKMTKLLSPKEMGDMFDTLPDEEQDTQDFLQEMEPEYAANMLSEMYNDNAADILEHLDDKVSEVYLDLMPERDANKIRRLMHYGVDTAGGIMTTDMISLKPDTTIMDAIAKIKRDADLAETVNYLYVTNYERTLIGVISLREILVAPADALVQDVMTEKVISVHPEIDQSDVAQTIRDYGFLAVPVIDSQERLIGMVTVDDIIEVIDDEAQSDYSGLAGVNVDDVSEMPLTATMKRLPWLITLLFLGMLTATLINHFDVLLNEASILAVFISLITGTAGNAGTQSLAVAVRRLALSDDEQPSMMKMIISEVITGLLIGILTGVTVMVLVGLWKQNFILGAVIGLSMATAIWVANMAGSLIPLGMDKLGFDPAVASGPFISTLSDLTSVLIYFNIASLLMSSFL; translated from the coding sequence ATGAAAACTGAAGAAAAAGAGAAAACGACTGACCTGGACTTTGAACGACTAAGGCAGTTGATGAATACCAATAAGATTCAAGTCTTCAAGAAGGAATTGTTGAACCTCCATTTCTATGATCAGGGCCAGTTCTTCATCAGTCTTGACTCGACAGGACGGAAGAAGATGACTAAGTTACTGTCTCCTAAAGAGATGGGTGACATGTTTGATACGCTGCCGGATGAAGAGCAGGATACACAGGATTTCCTCCAGGAGATGGAGCCTGAATATGCTGCGAACATGTTGAGTGAGATGTACAACGATAACGCCGCCGATATCTTAGAACATCTGGATGATAAGGTGTCTGAAGTCTACCTTGATTTGATGCCGGAGCGGGATGCCAACAAAATTCGCCGGTTGATGCATTATGGCGTCGATACCGCCGGTGGCATCATGACCACTGATATGATAAGTTTGAAGCCCGACACGACGATTATGGACGCCATCGCGAAGATTAAGCGTGATGCGGACTTGGCAGAGACGGTCAACTATTTGTACGTGACCAATTACGAGCGGACCCTAATTGGTGTAATCTCCTTGCGTGAGATTTTGGTGGCTCCGGCCGACGCCTTGGTCCAGGATGTGATGACGGAGAAAGTGATCTCTGTTCACCCCGAGATTGATCAGTCGGATGTGGCGCAAACGATTCGTGATTACGGCTTCCTGGCGGTACCAGTTATCGATTCACAAGAACGTCTCATTGGGATGGTGACCGTTGACGATATCATCGAGGTTATCGATGACGAGGCACAGTCAGACTACTCAGGACTTGCAGGTGTTAACGTGGATGACGTTTCAGAGATGCCCCTGACGGCCACAATGAAACGTCTGCCGTGGTTAATTACACTGCTCTTTTTGGGGATGCTCACCGCGACTTTAATCAATCACTTCGACGTGTTGTTGAATGAGGCCAGTATTCTGGCGGTCTTCATCTCACTCATCACCGGTACGGCTGGTAACGCCGGGACGCAAAGTCTGGCCGTTGCCGTGCGCCGTCTCGCCCTGAGTGATGACGAACAGCCGAGTATGATGAAGATGATCATCAGTGAAGTGATCACAGGTTTATTAATTGGTATATTGACCGGCGTTACAGTTATGGTCCTTGTTGGCCTGTGGAAGCAGAATTTTATCCTCGGTGCGGTGATTGGCCTCTCGATGGCTACCGCAATCTGGGTTGCAAATATGGCAGGAAGTTTGATTCCTCTTGGGATGGACAAGTTGGGCTTTGATCCGGCGGTCGCCAGTGGACCGTTCATCTCTACGCTTAGCGACTTGACCAGTGTGCTGATTTACTTCAATATTGCATCACTACTCATGTCATCATTTCTCTGA
- a CDS encoding copper homeostasis protein CutC, whose amino-acid sequence MIKEVAVENFTQIPEAIANGATRIELNDNLAVGGTTVSRGVLEEAAKYLGEKQVPLVAMIRPRAGNFVYNDLELKIMEHDLFTAQQLGVDAVTFGALTSGGELDEEAMELLIAASGGMQVVLHMAFDMIKPELQRASLDWLVEHEVTRVLTHGGALDQPIERTIPHLREIIEWAGSAIEVLPGGGINYQNYQQLLEQLPVKQLHGTKLVPLANVKTDWR is encoded by the coding sequence ATTATTAAAGAAGTTGCGGTCGAGAATTTCACCCAGATTCCGGAAGCCATAGCTAACGGCGCGACGCGCATTGAGTTAAACGATAACCTCGCCGTTGGTGGTACGACGGTGAGCCGTGGCGTCTTAGAAGAAGCTGCCAAATATCTGGGTGAGAAACAGGTTCCGTTAGTGGCCATGATTCGGCCCCGCGCCGGCAATTTCGTCTATAACGACCTCGAGTTGAAGATTATGGAGCACGATTTGTTCACAGCGCAACAACTAGGTGTCGATGCCGTGACCTTTGGCGCTCTCACCTCAGGCGGTGAACTAGATGAGGAGGCCATGGAGCTCCTTATTGCGGCCAGCGGCGGGATGCAAGTCGTATTGCACATGGCCTTCGACATGATTAAGCCTGAACTACAACGTGCTAGTCTAGATTGGCTAGTTGAGCACGAAGTCACTCGTGTGCTAACACACGGTGGCGCCCTAGACCAACCAATTGAGCGGACGATCCCCCACTTACGAGAAATCATCGAGTGGGCCGGATCTGCGATTGAGGTGCTACCCGGTGGTGGTATTAACTACCAGAATTACCAACAACTACTGGAACAACTACCGGTTAAGCAACTCCACGGAACCAAATTGGTACCACTAGCGAACGTCAAGACTGATTGGCGTTAA